The region AATGTTGTTATGTTTTAATGAGAATTCTGATATTTAGCTgctaatcaaaaaaaaaaaaaagaaaaaaaagaaaaagatgatttaagactttagaaaagcatttttttacacacacacacacacacacacacacacacacacacacactcacacatgtgcatgcctttccttgcatacaatgatacacacatGTAACCAGATCATAAGATAAGGTCTACTCTATATAGTATTACACAgataacaaaaaatgaaaattgtAAGTGCGGCCCATGCCCACATGGACAAATGTCAATGAGCACATGTACAAAAACATCGCATCATCAATATAATCATACCACAGAATAGtagaagtaacagcagcagcagtacgtagcagtagcagcagcagcagtagtagtagtagcagcagcagtagtacaacATGGCAGAGTAATAAAGTGtacacagtcttcttcttcttccagggaAGCAACCACAATCAAccagttgattattctgtcactttgGAGGAGATCGGaagcacacaccccctccccaaacccccccctcccccccaaaaaaaggcctTTGACACGAAGGTGTCAATAGTTGTGGCCTCCATGACGCTCTGGGGCAGGCTGTTCCAGTCTCGGATTGTTCTTGGTAGGAAGGACTGTTGCTGATATTGTGTGCGACATCTTGGTTAGGTGTATTGATGGTTGTGGCCTCTCCTCTGTCGGGCTAGGGCAGGCTCCATCTTTTGGTTCATGCTGTTCGTGCATACCATTTCATGCTGAATTTTGTACAACATAGCGAGGCAGGCAGTTCGACATCTGTCCTGGAGCAAGGGCCATTGTAGTTCATCAATCATGTCTGATTCGCTGGAGGTGTTACGATAGTGCCTCAAGATGAAGCGTGCTGCTCTGCACTGGACAGCCTCCATCTTATCCATACTCTCCTGCGTGTGGGGGTCCCAGACTGTTGCAGCATATTCCATGATGGGTCGTACAAGGGTCTTGTATGCTGTCTCTTTGATTCCCCAGGAGCTGATTTTTAGATTTCATCTTAAGAAGCTGAGGGTCTTGTTGGCTTTTGAGCAAACATTGTTGATCTGTTCATTCCAATTGTGATCTTTGGTAAACATCAGTCCAAGACATTTAATGCTGTTTACAGTTTCTAATGTGTGTCATTATAACTGGTACTGGGGTTGAGGTAAGCCGTTTCTGCTACAGGTTACCTGTAGTGTGGTGCATTTCCCTGGATGAAAACCATGTCCCATCTCTTCTCCCACACAGCAAGCTGGTCAAGATTCTGTTGTAGGTGGGCTTGGTCGTCCGGTGATGCGACCACATCATACACAGCTGGGTTACCGGTACTGCGGTAGTGTGGTGCATTTCCCTTGATGAAGCCTAGTGGCAATCAAAATTCTTGTGTTTTACTGGGTTTGTTAAATGGAGTACCCTTTAGTGAATGCAGATATTGATATTCACATCCCTGTTGGTAATGGTAGCTCATAGATATGCATTCTTTTATCAATCTAGTTGCTCTTTTTTGCACCCTTTGAAAAGCTGTAGATTCTCTCTTAGTCTTGACCCAGTTGCGGTATGGGTGTCACACATTACCTTATTGTATGCgtgatctaaccaatgctttTTATATTTTAAGAAAAATATTTTCATCTAAATAGAAAAACGTTCTCTAAATCACCCCCACTCACCTGATTGGCTTTACCTATTATATTATGTCCACGTGTGTCAAACGATACAAAAGTGCGCGTGCGCATTCCACTACACTTTTCAGTTGATCAGCTTTCCCAGTAATCTTGACAACTGAGACGGAACTACTGGAGCTACCTCAACGATACTTTCGAAGAGGAGGAGCAACGGCCACAAGCAACTAAGAACAAAAAGTTCTGGAGCTTCATAAAGCACCAAAGAACATCCAACACTAGTGTTGCACCCCTCAAGAAAGACGCACGGCTCTTCTCAGACCGGAAAACCCAAGCAGAAATACTGAATCAACAAGACTGAGGAGACTTCACGGAAGAAGAAGTAATCTTGTCGATAATACCCGGAAACTCACCATGCACTGAACGGCTTTGCAGTCCTTCGATCTTGCAGACCGTCTTTGTGCGCCACCAACTATAAACCAGCAGATTCAGAACTTCTCCAACTGAGAGTAAGGCTACTTGAGAATGTGACCCTTGTGCTCGTTTCCGCAACTCGACTTTCGAACTTGTTGTTGACGAACAACATCAAGATGTCTTTGACAGGAAAAGTGGCACTCATCACTGGGGCAGCGCAAGGTCTTGGAAAAGCCTTTTCAGAGGCTTTGCTGAAGAAAGGAGCAAAGGTAATATGTATGGGTGGAAGGTTAGGTCCGGGCGTCTGTGTAGTTTTAGTGAAGATCAAGGGAATGGCCTATAAGCCTTCGTGCGACCCATCCTGGAGTACGCCAGCAGCATCTGGGATCCACACACCGAGCAGAACATCAGCAAGTTTGAAGCGGTTTCGTGATGAGGCGCTATCACAACACCTCTAGCCCCACCGCCATGCTTGAAGAACTGAAGTGGCCCAGCCTCCAGGACTTACGACGTACAGCACGCCTATCCATCCTGTATAAGATCCACAACGACCTGGCATCAAAGCCAGCCTGCGCCCAGCCCCTCCGCGCCGACGCCTTGGCCACGATCAGCAGTTCACCATTCCACAGTGCAGAacgcagtacagacagcaggCGTTCCTTCCCCGTACCATCAAGGACTGGAACGAGCTAACCCAGGACGTCCTAGAGGCCAAGACCATCGACACCTTCGTGTCAAGGGCCTCCCGTCACCATTAACAGCCACAcccaggtgtttttttgttgttgttttttttgttttttttcctacaagTGCGGACCCCATGcataagtgacagaataatcaactagctgattgtggtcgctgccaaggaagaagaagttagtagtagtagcagtggcaagAGCTGTGAAGCTTttaaggccaccgcgaactttgaagaccctgcaagcgcttcaagcacaccttgaagacaaactcaaagcctgtgacatagacattgcttcctgggaaactgatgcccttgactgttcttgctggaggatgctgtgctctagtggcataaagacgtttgaaaacaagagaacgctggccattaaggagaagtgtgagcgaaggaagcagggctcaacttctggagacgttttcccttgcaacacctgtgggaagtgctgcgcatccagaatcggcctcttctcccatatgaggacatacactgacagataagcctgcctgcctactcatccgtcggtctgacgggagactccatcatcagcagTGGCAAGAGCTCTGAAGCTTTTAACACAATAACAGTTCCTTCTTTGTTTCATGAAATAGCTTTGTATGATCTGGCCAGTGTTCCACAATCAGTTTGCCAAGGTTCTTATCCATCAAAACTTTTGAAAATGGTTTATTTTTCCGTAAAAATCTCCAGCAGATTTTTGAATGTATTAATAGTTGCTGCTTGTTTCAGATGAGGTGACAATTCATTAAAACTTGTGGATGGGCttacatgtatctgtgtgtgtgtgtgtttgtgtgtgtgtgtgtgtattcattcatgtgcatgtgtgggtttgtACCAGTTTGATGAATGTGGCCCTATTTCTTTGTTtactgccccattatctgcactgtttcagtggcataactCACGCCACTCACTGCATGAGTCctccacacacatgtgcacttaGATTCATCTGCCACAGTCTCATCAGTATCAACAGTCCACAAGGATCTATCGATGTTATGAtagcaggaggccacacaccagaggagaccttgcactgctttTGGGTCACTTCACTGGTGTTCAGCAGTTTTTGTAGGACACTTTCTGCTTAGCCCCATACTGATGACAACAATCACTTAGTATCAGATCCAGACTGACTGAatgtgcaagtgcacacacacacacacacacacacacacacacacacacacacacacacaaacaaacaaacacacatagtcaaacacacacacacacacacacacacacacacacgcagagtcacacacacacacacatacacacatacagagagtagtgtgtgtgtgtgtgtgtgtgtattttcatttgTGACACatattgtttgtgtatttttcaaGGTCTGTGTGGCTGATGTCCAGAGCAAGAAAGGGGAGGTCACCGTTTCAGCATTTCAGCAAGAGTATGGACTGGACAAAGCCATGTTTGTCAAATGTGATGTCAGTTCTGTCGGCGAAATGCAGAGTATGAACTTCTgatttcttgtgtttgtgtgtgtgtgtgcgtgtgtgtgtgtgtgtgtgtgtgtgtgtgtgtgcgggcgtaaCTGCATGCTTATGATTGACATGCTTACTTGATTTACCCAGCTTCagtttatttgtatttcattttattttatttcattgcacATGTTGGTTAGTGAATTTCTGGACCTGTGTATAGACAATTAACCAGTCCTGAGTCTTATATATCAAAAGATGATTACATAAAACTACATGAAAACAAATGaatttcaaaacacacaaaaccaaagcATACAAAAAAGTACATCCACACAATGTGACAATGCAACATGtatacagatagaaaaaaaagtaatcagtacacacacacacacacacacacatcatcatcatcatcatcaaaactcaCAATACAATTtaataacaaagcaaaacaaaaaagatgaaaaaaagtaaagaacaaaggaagacagaagaaggtgGATgaatatttgtttgctttttcttataCCATTGTGAGCATGCCTGTGTTTTTTGTGGCTATGTGTCAGAGAAACAGTGAGATAAATATTAAAAGAATATGAAAAGCATTTTTACTTCATAGGGGTAGAGGAGTAAGcaccactacttttttttttttttttacatccagccctcaagggctaaaaccaaacagcaaacaagcaaacaaacaacccaccacTCCTCATCacccggaaacacacacacacacacacacacacattataaatgaaagcatgtacgTAACCTGCTTACGGAACAGACACACTTCTTGTTGGGAAATGTCACTATGAGGAGAAAACAACAgggagatatgtagagagaggcaGGGTTTGATAGAGCTAACTTCAttttgatacagagagagagagagagggcagggagagacTTCAAAATGCAGATtgtatgatttctttctttcagatgcTTTCACTGCATTGCTGGACAGGTTTGGGCGGCTGGACATCATGGTCAATAACGCAGGCATCATAAATGAGGAAGATCCTGAGCGTGTGGTTGACATCAACGTGGTGAGATCTGGTGGCTAGAAGCCTGAGTTGTTTTATTTATAACTGTCGTAAACTGACTAGATCTTGAGTTGTTTTGTTCATTATTGTAATATACTAATATATTACAGTTATGAACAAAACGACTCAGGTATCTAGTCAGTATACGACAGTTATGAACAAAACTACTCAGACATCTAGTCAGTATATTACAGTCATGAACAACATGACTCAAGAGTATCTGGTCAGTATACTGTAGTTTATGAACAAAATGACTCAGGTAACTAGTCAGTATATGATAGTTATGAACAGATATAGTTGTTTTGTTCATAACTGTTGTAAACTGACTAGATCTTGAGTTGTTTTGTTCATTACTGTAATATACTGACTAGATGCCTGCATTGTTCTGTTCATTACTGTATATACTGACTAGATGCCTGCATTGTTCTCTTCATTACTGTAATATACTGACTAGATGCCTGCATTGTTCTCTTCATTACTGTAATATACTGACTAGATACCTGCATTGTTCTCTTCATTACTGTAATATACTGACTAGATACCTGCATTGTTCTCTTCATTACTGTAATATACTGACTAGATACCTGCATTGTTCTCTTCATTACTGTAATATACTGACTAGATACCTGCATTGTTCTCTTCATTACTGTAATATACTGACTGGATGTCTGAGTCATTTTGTTCACAGCTGTCTTATACTGACTAGATTATACCTGAGTCATTTTGTTCATAATTGTCGTATACTGACTAGTTACCTGAGTCATTTTGTTCATAGATACAGTATACTGACTAGATATCTGAGTCATTTTGTTCATAACTGTCGTATTCTGACTAGATGCCTGACTCTTTTTGTTCATAACTATTGTATACTGACTAGTTACCTGAGTTATTTTGTTCATAAACTACAGTATACTGACCAGATACTCTGAGTCATGTTGTTCATGACTGTAATATACTGACTAGATGTCTGAGTTGTTTTGTTTATAGCTGTCATATACTGACTAGATACCTGAGTAGCTTTGTTCATAACTGTCGTATACTGACTAGATACCTGAGTCATTTTGTTCATAACTGTAATATATTGACTAGATGCTAGTCATTTTATTCGTAGCTGTAATATACTGACTAGATTCCCTTAGTCAATTTATTTGTAACTGTAATATACTGACTAGATATCTGAGTCATTTTTGTTCATGACTGTAATGACTAGGTACGGGTGTATGAATTATGCTGGTATAAAGATGTAATCCTTTCATGTGCCCATGTAGTCCCAGATCTAACCATCCCTCCAAAGCCACCAGATGCATTCTGACCCTATGAGAACACACATCCTTCCTTTATTAGTCACTGCCTTTCAGTAACAAGGCAGTCTGGTTATCCCCTTCATACAGTTAACACCTTTACCAGAGGGCTGCAGGAGTTTGGGTGGTAGCTTGTGACCGCTGCTGCTCCTTTTGCTGGTATGGAATggatggaatggtttattcacatcatGCCTCAGCCCCAAATGAAGGGGttcacgggtgcaatagccatagccgagtggtttaagcattggactttcaatccgagggtcccgggttcgaaccacggtaacggcgcctggtgggtaaagggtggagatttttacgatctcccaggtcaacatatgtgcagacctgctagtgcctgaacccctttcgtgtgtatatgcatgcagaagatcagatatgcatgttaaagatcctgtaacccatgtcagtgttcggtgggttatggagacacaaaaatacccagcatgcatgaaccacaacagagtcatcagcaagtcagtgttggtcgtgtaacggaaagaagaaaataatacaaCTCATGAAATAAGATAAGCAAACATTCATAGAtatagataacaaaacataaatgtCATTCATTTTACAAGTAGCAATTTTTCTAAGTTTGAATGCCCTGtacaaaaaaacatggaaaagTTTTGAACGTCATTGACATTACTAGACAATATTTAGAAACCTAATTTAAACAGAGAGGGATGCATGTAGTGTTTCTGTTTCATAAACATTTGACTTGTATTTCTTAGAACTGGGCAGTAAAGGACAAAACTTTTGCTGGTGGTAGTTTGGAGTTGTGGGACATGCAAGTCATCGATGGGGCATGAAGTCTGGTGGCCTGATGGTCGTGAAAACAGTTGAGTTCACTCAGACTCCTAGAGACCTGAGACCATGATGGCGACTTCCCTCTCACAATACTTCTGACCAGcgtaaaaaacaacaccaaactatCGCAGAGAAAACtttcaaggctgcagcactgaacGGGCAcaatagtcaagtggttaaaacgttggagtctcaatctgagggtcctgggttcaaatctcggtaatggtgactggtgggtaaagggtggagatttttcagatatgatctcccaggtcaatatatgtgcagacctgctagtgcctgaacccccttcatatattatatatatacacaaacagaagatcaaatacacatgttaaagatcctgtagtccatgtcagcgttcggtgggttatggaaacaagacagaacacacccagcatacacccccccgaaaacagaatatagctgcatacatggcggggtaaataaacaaaacggccatacatgtaaaaatgttacatgtctgtctgagtgtgtatgtgcctgaattctgattgaatgacacaggaaacaggaatgatgagtgcccagtggcagcctgcTCTCAGTCGGTTCTAACCAtctgggcagcctgttgtgcaaattatcacaagtttgtaaagggcttagagcttggtattcGATTAAGGATAacagctatataagtatccatattaaatcAAATCAACTTGACCTCAAGGGTGAAAGCAAACAGGTCTTTAAACTCGCTCATCACCAAGGTGACAGTAGCACCATGCAGGTAGATGCTGAACAagcagaatcttcttcttcttcttcttcttcttcttcttcttcttcttcttcagcgttcccatgccatgttcagtcagtcagtccagagTAGattacgaagtccgcagtccgctggagctctgtcaCCATTCCCCATAACTTGTCCTTGAGCACTgcaggactgggccagatctggcacCTCAGCTGTTTGTGTAGAGGGCAGCAGAATGTTCAAAGTCATAAGACAGGAATGATGTTTACCTGTGATATCATCCATGTCTCACAGAAAGGGGTCATCACTGGGACCAACCTGGCTGTGGAAGTGATGAACAAGGAGAAGGGTGGAAATGGGGGCGTCATCATCAATGTGGCTTCAACagcaggtctgtgtgtctgtgtctctctttctctgtgtgtgtgtgtgtgtgtgtgtgtgtgtgtgtgtgtgtgtgtgagtgctgtgtgtttgtgcatggtgtgtgtgtgtttatgtctgtacaATTCTGTTTGAGTGGGATGGTCGGTTTTGGATGTTAGGTTGTTAGTTTGTGTTCTGTTGCGGTTGATTAGTATTCATATGACAGTTTGCAccagtatgtgcatgcatatgtatgtgagtATTTGTGGATCATTTGGAACAAAATGTGGTTTTGGTTATCTTGGTCATATTTGATGATTTCTGTTTGCAATTTGTAATATGACCCTGATGGatatgtatataatttttttcCACTTGTATGTTTTAATGTGCTTCTGTATGCCAttatgtgcagttgtgtgtgtactgtttcatGGGAGACACCTATAGTCCACTATATGGGAAGTTTGTACATTAActgtattatcattgttattatcattattattattgttattattatctttctaCGATGAGCATCCAGGAAAGGAAGAACAGaagttattcttcttcgttcgtgggctgcaactcccatgttcactagtATGataatgagtgggcttttacgtgtatgaccgtttttatccccaccatgtaggcagccattctctgttttcgggggtgaaaaACAGATCAAGGGTGCTTTGTTGCAGGCGTCACATCCCGAGGCTACATGTGCCCATCCTACACTGCCTCCAAATTTGCTGTGTCTGGGTTTACACAGTGCTGGTCGGTAAGTTCCATCTGCTTACCTGTCTGCTTTATTCCATAGTGTCAGAGCAAGAGGCGCTttggctctttcttcttctgcgttcactcatatgcacacgagtgggcttttacctgtatgaccatttttaccccgccatgtaggcagccatactccgttttcgggggtgtgcatgctgggtatgttcttgtttccataacccaccgaacgctgacatggattacaggatctttaacgtgtgtatttgatcttctgcttgcatatacacatgaagggggttcaggcactagcaggtctgcacatatgttgacctgggagatcgtaaaaatctccaccctttacccaccaggcgccatcaccgtgattcgaacccgggaccctcagattgacagtccaacgctttaaccactcggctattgtgcccgtcggcgCTTTGGCTGAGTTGGTTAggcgttggacctctgatccaggcctcaccagtgatcagggttggaggccctgttTTGTTAATGGTGGTGTTATCGTTGGGAAAGGccctttactctgattttcctcgatccacccatgtgtgaatgggtacctgacttctgttggggaaggtttaaaatggtggaaggagaggattgggcctccACTACTtgtatgccaagccctagatgCAGCAGATGTGAGTTCAAAACCGTGATGGCTGTAGGAGGCTTTGGCTtttagttcttgtttttttggtgtttttgttgttgttgttaacttttTATTGCggctggtgggaggggtgggggcagggggggcccGGTTGTGATGCACCAGACTAGGAAAAAAGTGAGTTTCCAAGGGGTTAAGTCCCATATATTCAGACCAGGAATTTTAtttcccctccagtagaccttgaacagtggtctgggtgctagtcttttggatgaaatCTGCTTtaacagcaaaacaaatacatttgcagacagaaaaaagaagaaaaacaaatacatttgcagacagaaaaaagaagaaaaattataggtggtactgcactgtagtgatgcgctcaccccatggagagcagcccgaattccacacagagaaatctggtgtaacaaaaattaacaatttcatacaatacagtaaaacacaaagcagtacaatacaatgcattatgaTAACGGTCAGTATCTGACTGACAGGAAAGTTATATTCTGATAGCTATATATTGGCTCTGAAGTTATAGTTATGAGctgttttatctctttctttctttcttttttttttttttttttttttttttttttttttttttttgaaaggtctGAAATGAATTCTAATACACAGACTTTCACAGGATATTTATTGATCAAATCTCTGTTGtgagtattttcttcttttttttttaaggtctaCATACAGACTTTAATTGGTTAATGAACTATTTTGATTTCGGATTGTAAAAAGTCAGCTTATGCAGTGGTCCATcttgcagaaagaaaaggaaagtaaggttatcatttgtatttgttatttgcTATCATGCCACTGATATTCGATTCTGGAAAATTTCTGTGCATGGTTCTTCATGGTTGTAGTGCAGTCCTTACCTGCCCAAGATAGGTCTACGATTTGGTTGCTTATGTCTGGCCTTGACCAATATATAGTCAACGGGTCAGCGGTGTTTTATCGTGACTTGGACAAGCTGATCCAGATGATAGAATTGAACGAATATATGTAAAGTAGAATATTTCATTTACTCAGAATTGAAAGTTGGAACTTACTTCTGTATTCCAGTGGTCTCTTAACCCTTTCCTCAGCAAAACTGATACAGGAGAGTCATGGGTCAGATAGGCTGTCAGGCAAAACATTTTGATTTTGAAGAAAGGAAACTTTCTAATACTGTATGTTTCCAGAATCAGAGAATGTTTACAAATGAGTAAGTATGtagtttcatgttgttgtttttttctgttgcccAGCACAATCGCTACCTGACCAAGATGGGTCTGCGGTTTGCTTGCCTGTGCCCTGCCTTCACAGACACTGAGATTTTGTCCTCTACGAAAGTATTTTACCCCAGTGACATGGAGAAAATGGTAGAGAAAGTGGGGATTAATGAGTGAGTATGAACCTGCTGGACTGGTTTATTAGACACAGACATCTCTACGTCACCCCTTCTTCCCCTGCGTCCctttctccacctgtctgtccctgCCATGACAAAGATATGCAGTAAATTATggagtttttttctctctcctatgAGTTACTTTAAATTTTACATGGGTgtattggtcttttttttttttccagtatttgaaacttaaaaaaaaattcttgcacTGAGCAAGACATAGATGAAATAGTTTCATCTAACATTCTGTATTCTTTTCAACTGGTTGAAAGAACTGATGGGAATCCAGTCCTGAAATGGCTTGTTAGTTATCAGCAGGGCAATAATTTataaacatgatttgatttttctcttccttccctgcTGTCATTTTTTCATGTGTAATAGTGGTGCTggtccacacaaacacatagcaaCCTATGATACAGCAAAGCACACAGTACTGTTGATTCTTTGTTCCACAGCTCCAGGTTAATTGAAAAGTTAATTTTACGGACTACAGAATGACCTACACCCAGTGAACAGTGAATGCATGAAACAGTTATGTCAAGGTTTATTTCTGTTACCTTTTCATGGCTATGAAATGAAAGCAGGAGAATTTTTGTCAGTGCATGGCCCGCTGGCAGGTGATTCATCATGTGCAGTGTAGCCATGCGGAGCTCAGTGGTACATAGGGTTCATTGACATGCACCAGTTGTACAGTTGAAAGTGGTGCACTGAGGCCtgtgtgttttattattgtttCATGCACCAGTTTGACAGTAGAGTTCAAATGTGGTACTATGAGTCATGTCTATAGTGTGGGCGTGCTCCATGTGTACTGCCGAGTGCAATAACAGTGTCTGGCATGTGTAGTGTTGGCATGCACCAGTTCAACAGCtgaatttgtttgtgtctttgcagTGTCAGCATTCAGCAGTTATACAGAtgagtgtgacagactgtgtctgtcacagtgtcagcatACACCAGTCGTTCATCTGAGGCACACTGTCTTGTGTTTAGTGTCAGCATGCGCCAGTTATCCAGCTGAGTGTGATTGTACAGCTGAGTGTTACACTGTCATGTGTATAGTCAGCATGCTCCAGTTATAGTGTGATTGTACAGCTGAGTGTTACACTGTCATGTGTATACAATCAGCATGCTCCAGTTTTTGTAATgtaagatggctgccagaaaaagagggcgctagtcagggatacacaggggaggtaacctactttgggaggttatcggccgtagctactttcattttctccacataggcgagTAGTAGTttgaatcagacccctgccagagtctgcactagtgggtcatggtaagtatgttacttaaacgtaattttaggaagaaaactTCCATTTGTACAGCTGAGTGTTACACTATTATGTGTATAGTCAAAATGCTCGTTATAGTGTTTGTACAGCTGAGTGTTACATGGCTGTGTGTATACAGTCACCGTGCTTCTATTTTCCAGCCAAGTGTGATAGTGTCTATAGCCGAGTGCAATACAATGGTGTGTGTAGTGTCAATGTGCACCAGTTGTACAGCCGAGTGTAATATGCTGGTGTGTTGTCAATGTGCACCAGTCGTACAGCTGAGTGTAATACACTGGTGTACACGGTGTTGGTATATTCCAGTTGTATGGCCGAGTAAGATATTCTGTGGTGGATTTTGTCAACTTGCACCTGTTGTTCATCGAAATGTGATACACTGGTATTTAATGTTGGTGTGCACCAGTTGTACAGCTGAGTGTAATAAATTATCTGGTGTGTGAGGAGTCCTGGCTTGCACCAGTTGTACAGCTGATTATGTCTGGCATCAGTAGTGTGGCCTGTACTATTTGTACAGCTGAGCACAATAccctgtctggtgtgtgtgtgtgtgtgtgcagtgtgtcaacGGTGGTGGAAGGCTTCATGCAGTTGGTGGAGGATGAGTGGAGCAACGGTGCTGTAATGGTCATCAC is a window of Babylonia areolata isolate BAREFJ2019XMU chromosome 22, ASM4173473v1, whole genome shotgun sequence DNA encoding:
- the LOC143297411 gene encoding 15-hydroxyprostaglandin dehydrogenase [NAD(+)]-like; amino-acid sequence: MSLTGKVALITGAAQGLGKAFSEALLKKGAKVCVADVQSKKGEVTVSAFQQEYGLDKAMFVKCDVSSVGEMQNAFTALLDRFGRLDIMVNNAGIINEEDPERVVDINVKGVITGTNLAVEVMNKEKGGNGGVIINVASTAGVTSRGYMCPSYTASKFAVSGFTQCWSHNRYLTKMGLRFACLCPAFTDTEILSSTKVFYPSDMEKMVEKVGINDVSTVVEGFMQLVEDEWSNGAVMVITRHEGIQFYKKPLAHSKM